The stretch of DNA CTGCTTCCGATTTGCCTTCCTCAGTTTTAAAAAGAGCAATGGATGTCGCAAAACCAGTATTTATTAATGGCCAGGATTATTCGTATAAAATTGCAGATGATATTCTTGAGATTAATTTTCAAACACAGTTACTTCAGTTCCCTAAACCCCATCTACATCCAGATTCTGTTGTAGCCGCTGTCATCGCGTCAAAAATTCTAAGCGAAAAATTACCGGTAGAAGATAAGGACATTGCCATTTCCATTAAAAGCGTTCATTTGCCGGCTCGCTTACAAATGATCGAACAAAACGATAAGAGACTCCTTTTAGACGTGGCGCACAATCCGCAATCTGCAAGATTTTTGGCAGAATTTGTGACGCAGCAAAAAATACATGGTAATATTCATGCGGTTTTTTCTGCTTTAAATGATAAAGACATAAAAGGAATAGTCGAGCCACTTTTACCTTTGGTTGATTATTGGTATCCTGCAAGGCTTGAGAGTAAGCGCGCCTGTGTTGCAGAACAATTATTAAAAGAGTTGCCTGAGAATATTGAGCAAACAAAAGGCTATTTTAGTAGCCCTGAAGAAGCTTATGAAGCGGCATTCCGGCAGGCAAAAGCAGGCGATTTAATTATTGCCTTCGGATCTTTTATTCTGGTAGGTGCTGTTTTAAATGCAGTATCTGATTCTTACCTGGAGGAGTTACTATGACATTAGTAATGGACGAGCGTATTAAGCACAGACTTATTGGACTTGCTGTAATTATCTCTTTAGGAGCTATTTTTGCTCCGGCAATTATGAAAAAATCAAGTCAGCGCCTGGAAGGGCCCTCAAGTATTTCCATCAAGCTGCCTCCAAAGCCGGTGCTGCCTCAGGTCACTGCATCTGATGAAGAAACCATGTTTAAATCGGTTAAAGTGGCTCATGTAGACATTCCAACAGCTAACGAAGATTATCAACCTGCGACGACTATTGCCAAAGCGGAGCCCTTAAGTCCGGTTAATGGAACAAAAACAATAGACTATGCCAGTGCTCAGATTGATAATCCTGATGCTCTGAAAGAAGCCCGCGCACAGGAAGATAAAGCAGACGTGATGAGTAATCCACCCGCTGAGCTGGCTCAACACAATAGTGTATCTTACTCTTCACATGCGGCATCAAATGAAGATGTAAAAAGAGTGGCTCTTGAACAGAAAAAGCCTTTGGCCAGTATACCTGCTGCCATTCCTGCAAAAGAACTGCCAAAAACTATTTTGGCCAGCAAATCGCTTCCAGCAGCTAAAACCCAGGCTAAACCCGTTGCAAAGATTCAGCAATTAGCCAAAGCGCCTACGTCCAAAGCTCTCCCTGGCAAAACAGGTTACTCAGTTCAGGTTGCTTTATTTGTACAGCAAAAGAATGCGATTGCATTGGTTAACAAGCTAAAAAGTAAAGGATTTCAGGCTTCCTATAACAAAGTCCAAAGCAAAAACGGTATTGCATATAAAGTACTGGTTGGACAAATGAATCAGAAAGATCAGGCTCTGAAGCTAAGAACACAGCTGGCTAGCGCGATGCAGATTAATGGATTTGTCGTACCTACAACAGGAATCAGCTAAAGATGCAATGGTACTGGATTGATATCGCCATCATACTCATAATTGGTCTTTCAGTTATTACCGGTTTATTCCGTGGTTTTCTGAAAGAATTGATAGCCCTTTCAGTTTGGATTGTGGCTATTTGGCTTGCATACAATTACTCTTCTGTTTTATACCCCTGGTTAGGAAATTATATCCAGGATCAAACGGTTAAAAAAATTGCCTCCTTCATTATTGTCTTAACTGCAACTGTAATTGTAGGGGGTATTATCAATGCGCTTCTTGGTTTTATATTAAAACGCTCCGGGTTGAGCGGTACTGATCGATTATTAGGGATGGGATTTGGTTTTATACGCGGTGTTTTTATTGTCTCATTAATCATTGTGGTTATTCGTATGACCTCTCTCCCGCAGGAAGAATATGTCAGCCAATCACGCCTTTATTCCAAGTTCACTCCTGTAGTCGACTGGATTTCAAGTAAGGTACCCGATTTAATTAATCAGGCTAAATCGCTGGATCAAACAAACAGCCTCGCTGATTTTCCATCCGACTTCGAGTTGTCTCAATCTTAAGATTGGATATAAGCTTTGGCAGTTTACAAAGCTTATATCTTTCCGATTCGCCATTTTGCTCCTTGAATGATAACTTCGGATAGTATTTCCAAAACGCCGTCTATACTTTTATTAAAGGATGTCAGGAGCCTAGAATGACTGCGAACAATGAGAATGTCTTGCATCATGTCAATAAGATGCAGCAAGCTTTTAAAGATCAGGTCGACCATCTGCGAAAAGACATTAAACTAATTGATGAGCCACAGTGTAAAGCCATGTTTGAAACAAGTGCTGAAGTGTTATCAGGTTTAATTAAAGCGTTTGAGGATTACAAAGAGAAAAAAGAAGATGCCTGGAAGCACTAAATGGACTTCTAAACAGCCCTTTTTTTGACTTACTAAAAACAGCGTTTAACCTTAACCCAAGTACTGCGCCTGGCTCTAAGAGATGGTCACAAAATTTAACCATCCTGTAAGAGCCTACGTACCCCGCTTAATGCCTGAGGGCTCCCCTCATTATTATATAGTCAACGGATGATTAATGATTACCCAAACAGATCTACTATAGTGTCGTTTTGATCTAATAAGTACGTATTTGTTGAATGAAAAAATGAGGGGATTCCTCAGGCTTATGCCGGGTATCCATAAAAATGGCAGTGGGTTTTAAATGCTTTTGCCAATCAGACGCATTAACCCTGTACAGTCGCAGCACCGTAGCAGAATGCTATTTATCGTTATTTTACAAGCAGCCCGGCTCCTTGGAGCAGGGGTTGGGGAGGCTGTATTCTGAAGGACTAAAATTTTTACCAGACGTATAACAGGCTTTTTTTCTGGGATGATTCAATAAGTGCTCCTGCTCATCTGATACCCTAAAAAATGAGCCAAAACGCTTAAGCCTTTGGTTTCTCTTTTCTTCTTCGCTGGGTTGAGGTTTCATGTAAATATTTTTCAGAGCTGAGTCGGGTTTTAAAGAAAATGCATAGCCATATCCTACTGCACGTATGTCTTTAGAATCTTGAGCAAACCCACAAGCACCCCAATGAAGATCCTGACCTTTATATTGATTTAGCAGCTGAGAGAGCGAAGTTTTTTTTCTTACCTGTACTACCTGGGTAGGAACCTGGCTTAAAGGGGGATTCATAGCCGGAATATCAGCATAAGAAAGCACGTAATCGGGCACATTATCCCCCGCTCTTAAAATTAAAGGATAGGTGTCAAAACTTTCATGATGGGGTTTGTCTGTTGGATTCAATCCATTTTTTATCAAATACCATGTTGCTTTTGATACCGAAATATCCTTTGCTGTAAGAAGCTCTCCGTTAGCCAAGGCATTAGAAACTTCCTGATTTAATAAACTACCTGGTGAGCAGTAAATGGTAAGACTGGTGTCTGTCGGGATTGTACAATCAGTGGACGTTGCGTCAAATGAAGCATGACCGTAAAAAACAATTCGAGGCATAAGGTTAACATTTTATAAGTTGGATTTAATTGTAACATAAAGATTAATTGCCAAACAATTTGGTTCGTTTTAAAGTTTTCATGTAGTCAGAGATAAAGCTTATTATGAGTGATAAACTCAAGCACTGATTCAGGCATATTTTCAGAGTTCAATAAAGAGTTTTTCCGAATTTCGGTAGAGGAAATGGGATAGGCGCCGGCATCAAAAAAATAAATAAGCCCTTGTGCGGTATTTTTCAGATCATGCTCTCTTTTAGTTAGATGTCTGGAAAGCGATTCCCTCAGATTGCTACTCTCGCTCGGGCTAATATCAGGCCGTTTTATCACCAGAATATTTGCTAACTCCAAAATCCGGGTCCATTGATGCCATTGCGGTAACTGATGGAAACTGTCCATCCCCATCAGCAGAGTCAAAGCGACATTTTCTCCCAGTTCCTCGCGGTAACTCTCGAGTGTTGTAACTGTATATGATGGTGATGGACGATTAATCTCACGCTCGTCAATTTCAAAATGATAGGAAACCGGATAATCAGCCAGAGCGAGATCTAACATCTTTAGTCGTTGGGTAGGGGAAGCTGCCGCGCTCTGCTTTAGCAAGGGTAATTTACAGGGTAAAAAAATAAAACGCTGGAACTGGAAATGCTGTTGCACATTTTCGGCTATGCTCAAATGTCCTTTATGCACAGGATCAAAGGTTCCGCCAAATATTAATACATTATCCAAGATAACCTACCTTTTTCCCCGAGCATAAAGCTATGGCTATTAACTCAAGATTACGCCAGATTTGACCGGGCTGGTTAGCGCTTTTAATTTTTTTGTCTAAAAGCTCGCATTGATTTAGCAGATGAACCAGAAAGGCAATTTCAAAACGCTTGATTGCGGTTTGATAATAGCCTAGCTTTGTTGACCAAATCTTTAGTTGTGAAGCTGCATCGCGAAATGAGCAGTGTCCTGTTTTATGCTTCAATTGAATGAGTAGTCTAATTTCCTGGCTTAATATCCATAAGATTAAGCTGGGCTCGGTCTTATTTTGGCTGGATTGCCTGAGAAGAAGGAGCGCTTTGGCTTGGTTAGCTAATAAGCAGGCGTCTGCCAGCTCGAAACTTAAAAACTCGCATTGATTGTGCAAGTGCTCCTCTACATCCTTCAATGTCAATCGAGTATTGGTTTCTGCAATTAATTTGATTTTTTCTAATACCTGAGCGCAGGCTGGAAGATTATTTTCATTATATTGATATATAAGCGCAGGAATTGCTTCATCAAAGATAAATGAGTGTTGCTTAAGCTGAGAGGCAATCCATTCCTTACAGGAGTTAGCATTCATCGGGCTTGCAGCAATAATCATAATAGCCGGATGATTACTGATAAATTGCAGGGCTTTTAGCGTCAAATCGGGTGCTCGAAGAATAAGCAAACATTGCGGGTTAGGAGAGGATAAATAGGTTTCAAGAAATTGTTTCCCAGCAGAATCCAGTGTTTTTTTATCATAGCGTACATCCAGAATCATCATACTGCTAAACAGTGAGAAATTGCTTGCCTCTTCCCGTAGCATAGTCCAATCTGCTGTTGAATTAATTTGCAGTATTTTGGTATCACAATCGTCTTTATGACGTGTTTGCCAGGCGGATATTAACACTTTCGCATAGTGATTTACTTGAAATGGCTCTTGTCCGGTTATTAAATATACGGGAAGAAATTTGTCTGGCGGTGGTAAATTCAGATGGTTTAGTTTGTTTAACATGAAATTAGCTTAGCTTGCGATTAATTCGATTCATAATTTGCATGGCTGCATCACGGCGCATTTCACTGTATATAAGAGTTTCCTCTGCATTGGACCCTAAAATTCTGTTGTTATTTACTGTGAGTTGTCGGGTTACCGTAACCTGATTTGAAGAAAGCAAGGGTTCGCCATTTGTTTTGATCAGAGAATAGACTGCGGTATAAATAAGCTGATATTGACGGGGCGTTGTACTGGCTCCGACACTGGTGATTTGTTCCTGAATGGTATCTTTTTCAAGAATTAACATAAATGAAGAACCTTTGGCAGATGAAAGAACGCGTATGCCGTAGGATTGAAGTTGATCCTTTAATTGCAAATGCAGGTCAGGTTGTGCACCCTGGTTTATTAGTGCCACATTATTAAACCAGGATGGTATTTCATAGGTTCCGCGCAGCTTGAAACCACATCCTGCTAACAAGATGATGAATACTGCGAGGAAGTAGCGTTTAAACATCAACTATACCACCAAATTGATCAATTGACGGTGAGCAACGACTATCGCCTTTTTAATGCTTTTACCCTCAACAAAGGCATGAGCTTCCCTGGTTGCTGTTTCAATCAATTCTTGTTCGGAGGCATCGCTCTGAGCGGTAAATTGAGCTCTTAATTTACCATTCACCTGGACAATGAAATCAACTTGATCGGTTTTTAATGCGCTTTTGTCGACTTTTGGCCAGGAAGCGTCAATGATTGCTTTTTCATAGCCCAGTTGCTGCCATAAATGGTGGCAGATGTGAGGCGTAATGGGGGCGAGTAATCGCAATAAGACACTCATGCTGGCATGAATGAAATATTTGTCATGCTCAGTTTCTATTGAATAATCAGAAATCTCATTAAACAATTTCATGCAACCAGAAACCACGGTGTTAAATTGTTGCTTCTCATAGTCATTAGAAGCCTGAGCCAGGATTTGGTTTACAGTCAGGCGTGATTTTTTTAATCTATTATCAGCCTGCTGCCAATCGACATGCCCATTTCCATTGCAAATCGCGTTGTTAACTTCAGTAAACAGTTGCTGATTTTTGTGAGCGAAAGCCCAGACCCGCTTCAAAAAGCGATGAGCTCCTTCCACTGCGGTATCAGACCATTCTAATGATTGCTCGGGAGGCGCGGCGAACATGACAAAAAGACGTGCGGTATCCGCGCCATAAGTATTAATCAAGTGATTAGGGTCAACCACGTTACCCAATGACTTTGACATTTTATGGCCATCTTTTAATACCATTCCCTGAGTCAGCAGCGCTTTAAAAGGCTCATCAGAATTAACCAGGCCTTCATCGCGCATCAGTTTATGAAAGAATCGGGCATATAAAAGATGCATAACGGCGTGTTCAATGCCGCCAATGTATTGATCTACGGGAGTCCAGTATTTAGCGCGATCATCCAGCATGGCATTGTCCTGACCTTTGCAGGCAAAGCGCGCGTAATACCATGAAGACTCGATAAATGTATCGAAGGTATCGGTCTCTCGCGTGGCATCCTGACCGCATTTAGGGCAGCGTGTCTGTAAAAATTTTGCGGACTGCGCCAGAGGTGATCCACTTCCTGTAAATTCAATATCATCCGGCAGTGTTACCGGGAGATCTTGTTCGGCCACTGGAACGATGCCGCATTCTTCACAGAAAATCATGGGAATAGGAGTGCCCCAATAGCGCTGACGGGAAACGCCCCAATCGCGCAAACGGTAATTAACCGTAACTTTACCCAAATCCCTGCTTTCCAGATAATTAGCAATAGTGCTTACAGCCTGGGAAGAAGTCAGGCCTGTGAATTCGCCGGAATTAATTAACTCACCTTCTTCAGTAAAGGCTGATTTATCATAGTTATGAGTTACATCGCCAAGCGGTTTAATCACTTCCTTAATCGGCAAGTTATATTTATTAGCAAACTCCCAATCACGCTGATCATGAGCAGGAACCGCCATGACGGCTCCTGAGCCGTATTGCATCAATACAAAATTGGCAATCCAGACGGGAATACTTTCTCCAGTAACAGGGTGCGATGCTGAGAAGCGGGTTGCAATCCCCCTTTTCTCCATAGTTGCCAGATCAGCCTCCGCCATGCGAATTCCCTGACAGCTGTCGATAAACTCTCGAACCGCAGGATCATGACTCGCTGCTTCTTTAGCGAGGGGATGATCAGGGGCTACGGCGAGATAAGTGACACCCATCAGGGTGTCAGGCCGAGTGGTATAAATTTTAAGTCGTTTGGGATATTCATTAACCTGAAAGCCAATCTCGCAGCCTTCGGAACGGCCAATCCAGTTACGCTGCATTTGCTTGACTTGTGCAGGCCATTCTTCAAGTGTATCCAAATCTT from Legionella quinlivanii encodes:
- the lptE gene encoding LPS assembly lipoprotein LptE, encoding MFKRYFLAVFIILLAGCGFKLRGTYEIPSWFNNVALINQGAQPDLHLQLKDQLQSYGIRVLSSAKGSSFMLILEKDTIQEQITSVGASTTPRQYQLIYTAVYSLIKTNGEPLLSSNQVTVTRQLTVNNNRILGSNAEETLIYSEMRRDAAMQIMNRINRKLS
- a CDS encoding putative adhesin; this encodes MPRIVFYGHASFDATSTDCTIPTDTSLTIYCSPGSLLNQEVSNALANGELLTAKDISVSKATWYLIKNGLNPTDKPHHESFDTYPLILRAGDNVPDYVLSYADIPAMNPPLSQVPTQVVQVRKKTSLSQLLNQYKGQDLHWGACGFAQDSKDIRAVGYGYAFSLKPDSALKNIYMKPQPSEEEKRNQRLKRFGSFFRVSDEQEHLLNHPRKKACYTSGKNFSPSEYSLPNPCSKEPGCL
- the holA gene encoding DNA polymerase III subunit delta; this translates as MLNKLNHLNLPPPDKFLPVYLITGQEPFQVNHYAKVLISAWQTRHKDDCDTKILQINSTADWTMLREEASNFSLFSSMMILDVRYDKKTLDSAGKQFLETYLSSPNPQCLLILRAPDLTLKALQFISNHPAIMIIAASPMNANSCKEWIASQLKQHSFIFDEAIPALIYQYNENNLPACAQVLEKIKLIAETNTRLTLKDVEEHLHNQCEFLSFELADACLLANQAKALLLLRQSSQNKTEPSLILWILSQEIRLLIQLKHKTGHCSFRDAASQLKIWSTKLGYYQTAIKRFEIAFLVHLLNQCELLDKKIKSANQPGQIWRNLELIAIALCSGKKVGYLG
- the leuS gene encoding leucine--tRNA ligase, with product MDTSYKPQEVEEQAQQYWHKKQCFNVTEDLNKEKFYCLSMFPYPSGTLHMGHVRNYTLGDVIARYQRALGKNVLQPIGWDAFGLPAENAAIKHGIHPAEWTKKNIAAMKEQFLRLGNAYDWKREIATCDPDYYRWEQWFFIKLYEKGLVYKKNAVVNWDPVDQTVLANEQVVDGRGWRSGALVERREISQWFIKITAYADELLKDLDTLEEWPAQVKQMQRNWIGRSEGCEIGFQVNEYPKRLKIYTTRPDTLMGVTYLAVAPDHPLAKEAASHDPAVREFIDSCQGIRMAEADLATMEKRGIATRFSASHPVTGESIPVWIANFVLMQYGSGAVMAVPAHDQRDWEFANKYNLPIKEVIKPLGDVTHNYDKSAFTEEGELINSGEFTGLTSSQAVSTIANYLESRDLGKVTVNYRLRDWGVSRQRYWGTPIPMIFCEECGIVPVAEQDLPVTLPDDIEFTGSGSPLAQSAKFLQTRCPKCGQDATRETDTFDTFIESSWYYARFACKGQDNAMLDDRAKYWTPVDQYIGGIEHAVMHLLYARFFHKLMRDEGLVNSDEPFKALLTQGMVLKDGHKMSKSLGNVVDPNHLINTYGADTARLFVMFAAPPEQSLEWSDTAVEGAHRFLKRVWAFAHKNQQLFTEVNNAICNGNGHVDWQQADNRLKKSRLTVNQILAQASNDYEKQQFNTVVSGCMKLFNEISDYSIETEHDKYFIHASMSVLLRLLAPITPHICHHLWQQLGYEKAIIDASWPKVDKSALKTDQVDFIVQVNGKLRAQFTAQSDASEQELIETATREAHAFVEGKSIKKAIVVAHRQLINLVV
- a CDS encoding CvpA family protein: MQWYWIDIAIILIIGLSVITGLFRGFLKELIALSVWIVAIWLAYNYSSVLYPWLGNYIQDQTVKKIASFIIVLTATVIVGGIINALLGFILKRSGLSGTDRLLGMGFGFIRGVFIVSLIIVVIRMTSLPQEEYVSQSRLYSKFTPVVDWISSKVPDLINQAKSLDQTNSLADFPSDFELSQS
- the folC gene encoding bifunctional tetrahydrofolate synthase/dihydrofolate synthase, coding for MKRSGKTLKQWLNELENRHVQEIQLGLSRIKRVADELDLLNPGPIVITVAGTNGKGSVVATLEEIYSNSGYRVGVYTSPHLIAFNERIRINKKAIEDEQLENYFELIDFARKDTALTFFEMATLAALLHFEQHDLDLVVLEVGLGGRLDATNIIDNDLAIITTVDFDHQEYLGTSLDAIGTEKAGILRSNRAFIGAASDLPSSVLKRAMDVAKPVFINGQDYSYKIADDILEINFQTQLLQFPKPHLHPDSVVAAVIASKILSEKLPVEDKDIAISIKSVHLPARLQMIEQNDKRLLLDVAHNPQSARFLAEFVTQQKIHGNIHAVFSALNDKDIKGIVEPLLPLVDYWYPARLESKRACVAEQLLKELPENIEQTKGYFSSPEEAYEAAFRQAKAGDLIIAFGSFILVGAVLNAVSDSYLEELL
- the nadD gene encoding nicotinate-nucleotide adenylyltransferase; translated protein: MDNVLIFGGTFDPVHKGHLSIAENVQQHFQFQRFIFLPCKLPLLKQSAAASPTQRLKMLDLALADYPVSYHFEIDEREINRPSPSYTVTTLESYREELGENVALTLLMGMDSFHQLPQWHQWTRILELANILVIKRPDISPSESSNLRESLSRHLTKREHDLKNTAQGLIYFFDAGAYPISSTEIRKNSLLNSENMPESVLEFITHNKLYL
- a CDS encoding SPOR domain-containing protein, whose translation is MTLVMDERIKHRLIGLAVIISLGAIFAPAIMKKSSQRLEGPSSISIKLPPKPVLPQVTASDEETMFKSVKVAHVDIPTANEDYQPATTIAKAEPLSPVNGTKTIDYASAQIDNPDALKEARAQEDKADVMSNPPAELAQHNSVSYSSHAASNEDVKRVALEQKKPLASIPAAIPAKELPKTILASKSLPAAKTQAKPVAKIQQLAKAPTSKALPGKTGYSVQVALFVQQKNAIALVNKLKSKGFQASYNKVQSKNGIAYKVLVGQMNQKDQALKLRTQLASAMQINGFVVPTTGIS